A segment of the Triticum urartu cultivar G1812 chromosome 1, Tu2.1, whole genome shotgun sequence genome:
TGAGCTGATTCTGCAAGGCCTGGCAATTCTTCAGAGGCTCGCCTTTGATCAACAGAACTGCAGCGACATATGCCGCACCCCTGGTCTCCTCCCTAAGATCATGGCACCACTGTACTCTGAGACACTAATCCAAGATACCAATGCAAATCAATGGGCCGATGTAGTGAATGGGTCACTCAAAGTGGTACACAGGCTCATCCGTTCTCCAGAGTGGATTGGCAGAAGTGATCTGGTCCACAAAATCTGTTCGAACGAGCATGCACTGAGCAACCTGGAGAGAATTCTTTATCAGGGAAAAAATGATGGCACAGAACTGCAGATGAGAGCCATAGAAATACTGACAGAACTGGTCACTGATTCGTCAGCCAACCTCAGCACCGAAACAAAAGAAAATCTAATCAAGAAGCAGTTGCAGATATTCCTTACCAGTGATGAAAGGGAAGAAGAAAAGCTTAGAGTTACGGCTGGGAAAGCACTGGCATTACTTTCCAGGAGAAAATctatctctaagtttataatgaAGGAAAAGAATAATATTGTTGAGCATCTCAATGGAATACTTGATGCTACGAACAACATCACGTACAGGACAGTAGCAGTGTTGCTCTTGGAGAATTTGTGCACTCATTGTACATTGGACAAGGATCATGTGAAGGAAGCCTTGCAGCCAAAGGTTAGCTTACAGATCCGTTGATCCACTTATATCTAAAGTAGCATAACACTCAAAAATTTAGCAGGCACGGATAGAGTTTTGGTAGAATCATCTGGGCAGTAttttttctttggttataaagtTACATTATTGTTGCAGGTCCTCAGGGAAGTATTGTCCAGTACACAAGACCTCCCTAAAGAACAAAGAAATAATTCTGCACGGGAAGAAAACCAGGCAACTTCCGGACCAGGACATGATGAAGAAAATCAGGCAACTTCTGGACCAGGACATGATGAAGAAAACCAACTGTTGCCTGAAGCAAATGGCCAAATCAACTCACCTGATCAGGCAAATGAGGAGCTAAAAGCTAAAATGGAATTCCGAGAAGCATTGTTATCGCTTACTTTTGTGATGTGTGACAAACTGATCACTGCAGATGACTTCGATGATGTGGTTCGAAATAGTAACATCGGAGAAGTTAAATTTGTGGCCAAGTTACAGGCCATAGTACAAGAGAACCGTGACGCCAGAGCTGATTGTCTAAGGATCGTGAAGTTTTGCGGCCAGATTGTGGTATTAATGCTGGAGCGCGGACAGGTCACGGCGCGCCTAAAGTTATGCGTGGAGTCGCTGCGTGAGACTTCAGAGATCATGTCTGACCTTGAAAGCTGCATGCTATTTGCAGGGACTGATTGCGGAGTGAAGAAGACAGCCAGGCCTctcctctccgatcttgtggaaAAAGCGAGAAAGTTGCTTGGTTACTAGAATGTAACTATAATTGCTACCCATATTCTGTCATGTGTCCCAGGAACAAACAATCATGTTTCTGCAGCCCTAGCCTGCTTTATTTTCTCATATTTTCATTATAAAGCAACATAGTATTGTTGAAACACTTGGGAGTCCAGAGCTATTGTTTCTATAGCACTTATCTGTTTATTTCTCACGTTTTCACTGTAATGCAATATTTGTTGGAAAACTTTGAATCTAGACTTACTATGTCTATGGAGCCCTGACCTGCTTTATTTCAAATACTTCAGGAAAATTATATCTTTGGAAAGTTATGTCAAACATGCTCCTGTGTTTCTTCTATGTCTGAATTTTCAACTGGCAGACAGTTTTTCAGTCAGACAAGGTACGCTTCCCGAAAAGAAAATGGCGGAAGTAGTTGCAGGTGAGGGATAGAGCGGCTGTTGCCCATCTATCGAGTCCACTCAAAGCGACCGAGCATGTGTGTAATTTCACTGATCTCGTGCTGCTGCAGAAGATGTTATTGGTTAATATATATTCTGGGCAACAACATGAGTCCAGCTGCTCGACCATGAAAACAGCAGCCGATTTGCTTGATCTGATTTGCATCGCCCTTAGTGTAAGAACGATTGGTTTCCTCTAGGCTCTAGCAGAGGTGAGTCGGTTTTGCATTTCTCTGTTGAGTCGAATGGATGGTTTGACTGGGCAACAGATTCCGTGTGTATGCTTTGTAGGTGAAGCTGTCCTGGCTCGAATTCCTCGTCGGCTTATAGTTATAGGTGAAGGTGCCGTGTGAATCAGGCAGGCTCGAGGATTAACGTTAGTTTACTGCGTATCTGTCATGGACATGGCTTCAGATATGGTGCTTAAACCTTCAGGCAAAAGCAGAGGCCACAATGGTCCACCTGACAGGCATTGTGTATGTGTGTGTTGGCGTGcgttagagcaactctagcagtcCCCTCAAATCGCGCCAACCCGCCAAATTCCGGCGAGCATACGGGCTCGGCCCAATTTTCTGGGCAGAACAGAGCCCGTATACCCGCCCGGCCCGTAAAACATTTTACGGTGGCCTGCAA
Coding sequences within it:
- the LOC125539707 gene encoding uncharacterized protein LOC125539707, yielding MVDGSPPRWLRHRAGEKDFWCLTSISMVQAARIFNDSGDNLFPIFRKLMRNLARKVLANPVEGVLQKLYQHRTGHGALTVLWVQAVLIIVQILSIPALVVVLIAGILYVVGPVACIVLSLWRLRQHDYGDTTKDGKANLVPALIIFYCLVICQGVLFFLWWCIDFAAIWVVVSLREDCMLPEKWGSVTIVDYLYDTRAKCWQDPTSIDGRNLIHYAVDLVDSELQKEYLSGARMLDNFIKLEADVRSLLLPSRTKIQKLIDTPGWRSSNRELRAVAARIVAYLAGDIHLSQFPGATQCISSLLDTALPYWNNTQEPNHHLLFSKSEKNTGGAKGRLISRIKGIEKRRTNNVPNQGADIQQDVVDSTTHGGKRDGCNELILQGLAILQRLAFDQQNCSDICRTPGLLPKIMAPLYSETLIQDTNANQWADVVNGSLKVVHRLIRSPEWIGRSDLVHKICSNEHALSNLERILYQGKNDGTELQMRAIEILTELVTDSSANLSTETKENLIKKQLQIFLTSDEREEEKLRVTAGKALALLSRRKSISKFIMKEKNNIVEHLNGILDATNNITYRTVAVLLLENLCTHCTLDKDHVKEALQPKVLREVLSSTQDLPKEQRNNSAREENQATSGPGHDEENQATSGPGHDEENQLLPEANGQINSPDQANEELKAKMEFREALLSLTFVMCDKLITADDFDDVVRNSNIGEVKFVAKLQAIVQENRDARADCLRIVKFCGQIVVLMLERGQVTARLKLCVESLRETSEIMSDLESCMLFAGTDCGVKKTARPLLSDLVEKARKLLGY